In Novipirellula caenicola, a single genomic region encodes these proteins:
- a CDS encoding alpha/beta hydrolase family esterase, producing MLSPAPPAVNVTTHAIVVDNIERSYRIALPHELPETAPVIFAFHGIGDSPDSMATYSQLDRLASDHGCLLVYPAGLNAMWTAIDVDPDTLDDNRDVRFFDTILENVAAQHAIDRKRIYLTGMSNGASFAQLLANARSADVAAVVACSGPRPRALNDAKHTFPILLIVGSDDFASGSMQSNLDYYRTAGHDAELIIVRGLGHEWSTQHNAEAWAFMADHQLSQ from the coding sequence ATGCTGTCACCCGCACCACCGGCTGTCAACGTTACAACACATGCCATCGTCGTAGACAACATTGAACGTTCTTACCGCATCGCATTGCCACATGAACTTCCTGAGACCGCACCCGTCATTTTCGCGTTTCACGGCATTGGCGATTCTCCCGATTCGATGGCAACGTACTCTCAACTGGATCGCTTGGCGTCCGATCATGGCTGCCTCTTGGTCTATCCAGCAGGACTCAACGCGATGTGGACCGCGATTGACGTCGATCCTGACACGCTTGATGATAACCGTGACGTTCGGTTTTTCGATACCATCCTCGAGAACGTCGCTGCGCAACATGCGATTGACCGCAAACGCATCTACCTGACGGGAATGTCCAACGGTGCGTCGTTCGCCCAACTTCTCGCCAACGCTCGATCGGCTGATGTTGCAGCGGTTGTCGCATGTTCCGGCCCAAGGCCTCGTGCTCTCAACGATGCTAAACATACGTTTCCGATTCTGTTGATCGTAGGAAGCGACGATTTCGCGTCTGGTTCAATGCAATCCAACCTCGACTACTATCGGACCGCTGGACATGATGCCGAGTTGATTATCGTGCGCGGGCTTGGTCACGAATGGTCAACTCAACACAACGCAGAAGCTTGGGCTTTCATGGCCGATCACCAACTTTCCCAGTAA
- a CDS encoding acyltransferase, whose product MQLSGHLNTAGEPIPPTIKPKLETLQVLRAVAALCVVVFHANDIAYILKLTETPHFILMHLGDLGVNLFFVLSGFIIFYIHAKDLGLPEQARRYTWRRFSRVWPLYALITLANCGVLFVIGSNQVSGAEIVSSLLFLQVKPIVNVGWTLVHEAFFYVLFGIAIVGGRKFGMWLVTCFALIAIYTQWTTGPSESIYGWIFATQKWYFISGLGLACLLTDPTEQQAGTAAQKFAGSLFGLLIATAVVVGILGDAVDELSFHLTMSLGLAAMVGLCIWSERTMNLRVPRLLVYLGDASYSIYLVHSSAIFHLVKLTKRYMPSLCTNHLTMTLCCISFIAVLGGISCYELVEKRLIRWIR is encoded by the coding sequence TTGCAACTTTCCGGGCATCTGAATACAGCGGGCGAGCCCATCCCCCCAACGATAAAACCAAAGCTTGAAACGCTGCAGGTTTTAAGAGCGGTTGCAGCCTTGTGCGTGGTTGTTTTCCATGCCAACGACATTGCTTACATTCTGAAGTTGACAGAAACGCCGCACTTCATCTTGATGCACCTGGGCGACTTGGGAGTCAACCTCTTCTTTGTGCTGAGTGGTTTCATCATCTTTTATATTCACGCCAAAGACTTGGGACTACCCGAACAGGCACGTCGCTACACGTGGAGACGCTTTTCGCGAGTATGGCCGCTTTATGCATTGATCACGTTGGCTAACTGCGGCGTGCTGTTCGTGATTGGAAGCAACCAAGTCAGTGGCGCCGAGATCGTTTCGAGTTTGTTGTTTTTGCAAGTGAAACCGATCGTCAATGTCGGCTGGACGCTCGTCCACGAAGCATTCTTTTACGTCCTGTTTGGCATCGCGATCGTGGGCGGACGAAAATTCGGCATGTGGTTGGTCACTTGTTTTGCATTGATTGCGATCTACACACAGTGGACAACGGGGCCAAGCGAGTCGATCTACGGTTGGATTTTCGCGACTCAGAAATGGTACTTCATTAGTGGCCTTGGCTTGGCATGTTTGTTGACCGACCCAACGGAGCAGCAGGCCGGCACTGCTGCACAAAAGTTTGCTGGAAGCCTGTTTGGCCTGCTGATTGCTACGGCGGTCGTCGTCGGCATCCTCGGAGACGCAGTGGATGAACTCAGCTTTCATTTAACCATGTCGCTTGGATTAGCCGCGATGGTGGGCCTTTGCATCTGGTCCGAAAGAACGATGAATCTACGAGTGCCACGGTTGCTTGTTTATCTCGGCGACGCGTCGTATTCGATCTACTTGGTCCATTCATCGGCAATCTTTCATCTTGTCAAACTTACCAAACGGTACATGCCCAGTCTTTGTACAAACCATCTGACCATGACACTCTGCTGCATCAGCTTCATTGCGGTTCTTGGTGGCATCAGCTGCTATGAACTCGTCGAAAAACGATTGATCCGATGGATCCGCTGA